Proteins encoded in a region of the Fundulus heteroclitus isolate FHET01 chromosome 2, MU-UCD_Fhet_4.1, whole genome shotgun sequence genome:
- the LOC105932359 gene encoding circadian-associated transcriptional repressor, producing MSATDSDNSIDWLASDTEENESEPEADCVAKREAPPSGGGVGEPRAGGWSEASGGRGSPGPCKSQRGEKASGKRPHSSAGEQCKERQLTSNTSAKDQVFINKCVELQCYIHPLSSILNGLRSGRYKERLSSFQESVAMDRIQRIMGVLQNPFMGEKYVDIILKMEAMLKSWFPHVKLPERLATTQTEGFVPSKRLKPSPTTTTSAAGSSVSRADPPAGTKALRVSDLTPPEAYSANNLKWLHTSPICSPTAEEAQAGPRHPLLPRDKDLTQDSAVSSSTDGRDKTDSGPRGPPPGKINAPCLERLLKSTDSIITRKETGALTGSGWS from the exons ATGTCTGCCACAGATTCGGACAACTCCATCGACTGGCTGGCCAGCGACACCGAGGAAAACGAGAGCGAGCCGGAGGCGGACTGCGTCGCCAAGAGGGAGGCCCCCCCGTCCGGGGGCGGCGTCGGCGAGCCGAGGGCGGGGGGCTGGAGCGAGGCCTCCGGCGGCAGGGGATCCCCCGGACCGTGTAAGTCGCAGCGCGGAGAAAAGGCGAGCGGCAAGAGGCCCCACAGCTCCGCGGGAGAGCAGTGCAAGGAGCGGCAGCTGACATCCAACACCTCGGCGAAAGATCAAGTTTTTATCAACAAG TGCGTGGAGCTGCAATGCTACATCCACCCGCTGTCGTCAATCTTGAATGGCCTTCGTTCGGGGAGATACAAAGAAA gGCTCAGCAGTTTCCAGGAGAGTGTGGCTATGGACAGGATTCAAAGGATCATGGGTGTTCTGCAGAACCCCTTCATGGG GGAGAAATATGTTGATATCATTCTGAAAATGGAGGCGATGTTAAAGAGCTGGTTCCCTCACGTGAAACTTCCAGAACGACTCGCCACCACCCAGACAGAGGGATTTGTgcccagcaaaagacttaag CCATCTCCGACGACGACGACGTCTGCGGCTGGGAGCTCCGTGTCTCGCGCCGATCCTCCAGCCGGCACCAAAGCCCTGAGGGTCTCGGACCTCACTCCCCCCGAAGCCTACTCCGCCAACAACCTGAAGTGGCTCCACACGTCGCCTATCTGCTCCCCCACAGCCGAGGAGGCCCAGGCCGGTCCCAGGCACCCGCTGTTGCCCAGAGACAAGGACCTCACGCAGGACAGTGCCGTCTCCTCCAGCACAGACGGCCGCGATAAGACAGACTCCGGGCCCAGGGGCCCGCCGCCGGGCAAAATCAACGCACCCTGCCTGGAACGGCTCCTTAAATCCACAGACAGCATCATCACACGCAAGGAGACGGGGGCTTTGACGGGCAGCGGCTGGTCCTAG